CCGATCCGCGCGAGCTCAGATATGTCTGGCGGCGCTACAGCGGAACCTGGAGCACTCCGGTTTCGGTCGCGGATCACGCACCCTACTGGAACCATCCGGCAATTGAGTATCTCGGCGGCAATGCCTATGGTGTGCTTTATCTCACCTGGTATTCACCTCAGTACCGGGCAGCCTATTTTGACCGGACCGACTGGACCGGGATTGCCGAACAGCGCCGGCTGATTATGGAGGAAAACATCCTTAATATTACTCCGAATCCGCTCAACCGGAACGGCTGGCTTCATTACACAGTTGAAAACCCGGCACGCCTCATTGTGCAGCTCTTTGACCGTAGCGGCCGGCTGGTTACCACGATCTATAATGGTGAAACCAGTGCGGGCAGACATTCACTGCGATTTGATGCTGCCGGACTCGTGCCCGGTGTTTACTTCATCAGGGCGGAAGCCAATGGCGAGGTACTGACTGTTCCCTTCAGTGTGGTCCATTAACAGTTAAACGCAAAGAGTCGGCGGGGCGGGTTTATCCCGCCCCGTAATTATTGAGAAGATAACGAAAATTACTTAAGTTCGCTAATCATCAGCCCCGGAACGGGGATGCGCCTTATCGTAAATCCGGCGCAACCGCTCCACGGTCAGATGGGTGTAGATCTGGGTTGATGCCAGTGAGGCATGACCGAGCAGCTCCTGCACCGCCCGCAGGTCCGCGCCCCGCTCCAGCAGATGGGTGGCAAAGGCGTGGCGCAGGGCATGCGGATGGGTGGCAGCGGCGCCCGAGATCCGGCTCAGCGCCCGGTTGACAATCTGCTGCACCGAGCGGGTGGTCAACCTTCCGCCGCGGAGATTGAGAAAAACCGCCCGCTCCTCCGGATAACCCCGGACCGCCAGATAGCGCTGGATTGCCTCCGCCTCCTTCCGCCCCAGCGGCAGAATCCGCTCCTTGCCACCCTTGCCCCGGACCCGGATTGTCTCTGCCGCAAAGTCAATGTCCGGGATGTTCAGCCCGACGAGCTCTGATGCCCGCAGGCCTGAGCCGTAAAGTGTCTCGAGGATCGCCGCATCCCGCAGCGACTGGACCGAGTCATCAAGCGGCTTGAGCGCCTCATGTACCTGAAACTCGGTCAGAAGTGGCGGCAGCCGGCGTTCCAGCGGTGGTCCCTTGATCCCCCGTGCCGGATTGCGCTCCAGCACGCCGGTTACAGTCAGAAACCGGAAAAAGGAGCGCAGGACCGAAAGTTTGCGCGCGGTACTTTTACCGGTGTAGCCATAGCGCATCACCGCCCCGACGAAATCGCGGATATCGCTCCGCTCCAGCTGGGCCAGCGGCTTACTGTTCAGCGCCTCGGTGCAGAAGTCAAAAAACTGGCGCAGATCGTTTTCGTAGGAGCGGACGGTATGAACTGAATACCCCCGTTCCTTTCTTAGATAATCAAGAAACTGAACAAGCGCCCGGCGGTATTCCGGAACCAACTCCACGAAAGGAGCATATCCGGAAATCCGCCGGGCGTCAAGTCCGAAAAACGGCTGGCTAATCGGTCAGAACCACTCTGCCGGTCTGCTCACCGGTCCGGCTCCGGATCCGGAGGAGATAAACCCCCTTACCGGCTCCCGGCAGGTTGACCTGCCACCCTGCCCGGCCATTACTGACCTGCTGTGGCGCCAGTACCTGCACCAGCCTGCCGGCAGGATCATAGAGCGCACCCTGAAGCAGTTCACTCTCTCTTCCGAAAACCAGCACCTGGAACCGGCTCCGGGCAGGATTGGGCAGGATCCCCAGACCCATACCGCTGCTGCCTGAACCGGCTACCGCCTCGCCAATCCCGGTTGGCGGGGTTGTAATGTAAACCCCTCCGCCGTTGGTGCCGGCAAAGACCGTGCGCGGGGCGGTGCTCCGGAACGCCAGCGCGAGAATGTCGGTGACCTCCAGCCCCTCATTATTCTGAACCCAACTCACTCCGCCGTCGGTCGAGCGGTAGATGCCGGTGCTCGTGCCCGCATAGACCAGGCTGTCGTTTTCGTTGTCAATCACCACCGCCCGCACCATGGTAAAGGTGCCAGTTCGGCTCCAGCTGATACCGCCGTCAGTCGAGCGGTAAAGCCCCTGGTTAGTGCCGGCATACATCAAACCCGGGGTCCGGACAGAAGCCGCCAGCGTATAGACAATCCCGTTCAAGCCATTGCCGGTATGCTCCCAGGTGTTCCCGAGGTCGGTACTCACCAGCAGCAGTTTGTAATTGTAGATCGAATCACCGCCCATCAGAATCCGGTTGGGAACAAACGGATCAAAAATTACGGTATTGGCCCGGACGATTGAGTCCATGATTGTATCCCGGATCCAGGTCAGACCGTTATCGGTGGTGTAGGAGGTCTGAATCCGGTAGGCGTTATTGATATACCCGTAGCCGCAGGTGAAGATTATATCCGGATTGTGGGGCGCAAGGGCGATTGCCGCACCGTCCCCCAGATAGCTTTCAATCTGTGTCCAGACGGACCCGCCGTCTGTGCTCAAAAAGAGCTCGGCGTTGCCTCAACCTGAACCTTCCAGTGCCCAGACTTTCAGCGGATCACGGGGATCTACCGCAATCGAGATGATATTCCCGCAGGAGAGAAAGTCCGGACAACGGCGCCAGTTGGAACCGTTGTCGGTTGAACGGTAGACCGCGTCGTTGAGACACTCAATGTAGACCGTCGCCGGATCTTCCGCCAGCGCCACAACTTTGACCTGACTGAGATACAGCTCTTCAATCAGATTTTCCCAGGTGTCACCATAGTTGGTTGACCGGAAAAGCCCGGTCTTGGTGCCGACATATACAGTAGGGGTGCTGTTCGGACTGGTCATCAGGCAGAAGTTAGGCGTACCGGTCAGCCCGCGATTGATCACCGTCCAGGTCCGACCGGTATCCTGACTGCGATACACACTGCCGCTCGTCGAGGCGTAAAGCACCGCCGGGTTGCCGGATGCCCCGGTGAGCCGGTAAACTGCGCTCACACTCGCTGTCCTTGTCCAGGTCTGACCGCGATCGGTGGAACGATAGATACCGCTGGTGTAGGGTGCTACAAAGATCAGATTCGGATTTGCCGGACTGATATAGATCGCATATGGATAATAACCGCTGATTCCGAACGGCAGCTCCTCCCAGGTCTGACCCCGGTCTGAGGAACGATGGAGCGTCGTCAAACCCGAAGCCCGGTAGCCGCCGACATAAACGGTGGCGGTATCAACCGGATCAACCGCCAGTGAATAACCATAGGCGTTGGCAGTTGTCGTATCAAAATAAAAGGCAGACCAGGTATTGCCACCATCATCACTTCGGACCAGTACCTGTTTATAAGGACTGGCACCATAGTAATAACCGGCAGCGTAGATAACATTGGGATTTCGCGGATTGAAAGCCATCTCCCGGAAATAGTTGGAACCGGGGGTATTCAACCGTGTCCAGGAGGCACCGCCATCAGTTGTCCTGTAGATTGAAGACCCCAGGCAGGCGTAAACGATATTAGGATTGGCAGGATGGACCAGCAGATTATAAACATAACCCGAGAGCACACCCCCAGTCTGAACCCAGGTTATCCCTTCATCGGTCGATTTTACCAGCCGTGTGGAGCTGTTATAGGGGGCAAAATAGATCACTGCCGGACTGGTATTGCTGATGTCCCCTGAATACACATTACCGCCACCAGGACCAACCGGTGTCCAGAGCGCCAGCAGTAAACTGAAACAGACGCTAACGATCACCAGTAGCCTCTTCAATAATACCTCCTTTCAGGTTATAAATTTATATTAAAAACCCTTTGCCCGCTGTCAATGAACGCCCCCTGCTCGGCGCAGTTTGACTTGAACCTGCCGATAATTAAAATCTGAAAAAGGGTGGCGTAGCTCAGCTGGCAGAGCAGTGGAATCATAATCCACGGGTCAGGGGTTCGACTCCCTTCGCCACCATACATGCAAAGCAGAACGCAGTGATTATATTACTTCAGTTCAATAAAAAGGATGGCGGAGCCCAGCGGTTCCGCCTTTACTTTTATTAAAAGGAGGTCAAATGGGCCTTGAGGAAACCAAGTCCAGGTTCATCTGGATGAATGGCAACTATGTCCCCTGGGAAGAAGCAAAAATCCACATCTGCTCCCATGTAATTCACTATGGCACCGGTGTCTTTGAAGGTCTGCGCTGTTATAAAACGCCGAAAGGCCCGGCGGTCTTCCGGCTGTCCGACCATACCAACCGCCTTTTTAATTCGGCAAAAATCTACCGGATGGAAATACCGTTCACCCGGGAGCAGATCAATCAGGCAACGGTGGAACTGATCAAAAAGAACGAGCTCGATGAATGTTACATCCGGCCGATCGTCTATCGCGGCTACAAGGAGCTGGGGGTAAATCCATTCGGCTGCCCGGTCGATGTTGCCCTGATCACCTGGAAATGGGGAAAATACCTCGGCCCGGAGGCGCTGGAACAGGGTGTGGATGTCATGGTCTCCTCCTGGAACCGGATGGCACCCAATACCTTTCCCGCAATGTCCAAGACCTGCGCCAATTATATGAACTCCCAGCTGATCAAGATGGAGGCAATTACCTACGGGTTTGTCGAGGGTATCGCCCTTGATGTCTTCGGCTTTGTCTCTGAAGGCTCTGGCGAAAACCTGTTTGTCGTGCGCAATGGTGTTATTTACACCCCGCCGCTTCATGCCACGATCCTGCCTGGAATCACCCGCGATACCATCATCACCCTGGCCCGCGAACTCGGATACGAGGTCCGGGAGACGATGATGCTGCGGGAAATGCTCTATCTGGCGGATGAAATTTTCTTCACCGGCAGCGCTGCCGAAGTAACACCGATCCGCTCGGTTGACCGGATCACCATCGGCAACGGCAGGTGCGGACCGATCACCCGGCGGCTCCAGCAGGAGTTCTTTGCCATCATTGAACTCAAGCGGGAAGACCGGTACGGCTGGCTGACATTTGTCCGATGAAAGTTGCACTGGGTGCGGATCACCGCGGTTGCAGGCTGAAGGAAGCGCTGAAACCGCTCCTTGCCCGGCTTGGACACCGGATAATAGACTGCGGCACATTCACGACCGACCGGACCGACTATCCCGATTATGCCTTTGCCGTCGGTGAACTGGTCGGCACCGGCAAGGCGGACCGGGGGATACTGATCTGTGCTACTGGAATCGGCATGTCCATTGCTGCCAACAAACTGCCCGGGGTGCGGGCGGCGCTCTGCCTTAATGAAAAAATGGCCCGTCTCAGCCGGGAGCACAACAATGCCAATATTCTGTGTCTTGGTGCGGACCTGCTCACTCCGGAAACGGCAAAAAGGCTCGTTCGGGTATTTTTGAAAACAGAATTTAACCGGGGGCGTCATGCCCGCAGAATCAGAAAAATCTCTTTAAGGGAAAAGAAAATTTAACGCTGCAGCGCAATAACCGTCAGGATCAGGGAAACGGTAGGAATTCCGACCTGAGAAATGATCGTTACCACATCCTGCCACCATCTGATGCCGTAACGGGGCACAATAATGACATCGCCTGCCTCCACTACCGGATTGGATTTTGCCGGAATGCGTTTTCCCTGACGAACAATCATTACCCCGGCTAAATTGCCATTTTCCGTAGGTCCGCCCGCCTGCCCGACATAATCACTTACCCGGAAATGCGGGGTATAGAGAAACGAACCGGGGTTGGTCACTTCTCCCTGGACATAGACGAAAGAGTTGATTGGCGGCACCACCACCACATCCGCATTTACCAGTTCAATATTCTGCGAGGAATCGTTTTCAAAAATTACCCGATGCAGGTCGACCGGAATCCTCTTCCTTTCTCCATTTCCTCCCAGCACCAGCCGCTCGACATAGCAGTTGTGCAGATCGGCCCAGGGTGTGATGCCTCCCGCCTTCCGGATCAGATCAAAAACCCGCTCACCCGGCTTCAGTTCGTATACCCCTTCGCTCATTCTCTCCTTTTCGGTGGTTAAGGCGGACGCACGAATTCGGTATTCCCCCCTCCCGAACACAGCGCCCCGTACCGTTACCAAGCCTTCCACCGGTGGCACATAAATAACGTCACCCGATTCAATAAACGGGTTTGCCTGCAGGTCACCCTCATTTTCAAACCGCTCAATGTCCACATTGGCGAATGGCAATCCACCGCGGATCAATACGATTCTGGTTTTGGACCCGAGGGGCGACAAGCCGCCGGCACGGGCGATCAGCTGCGAAACCCGCTCAACCGGCGAGGCATTGTAGGCACCGGGATATTGAACCTCACCAGTGACAAAAACAATCGCTGACCGCAGTCCCATCAGCGTAAGCTTAACCTCAGCATCCCGGAAGTAGCGACGCATCACCTGAGTCAGCGTATCCTGGGCCTGACGCAGTGTAAGTCCAGAAACGGTGACTGCATCCACCACATCCAGCGTTAGAGACTTTCCTGTGCCATCGTACGATGGTGCCAGTGGCCCGAGCGGCAGATTGACCGTAATCTTTCCTTCATAGGTAATCATACTCTGGTAGGAAAATGTCGCTTTCCCCCGGACCGTTACGAGCAGCCGGTCGCCGGGCATCAGAATATACTGGTCCGATATTATCGGGCTCTCCACCCCCACAAGACTGGGCACGGGCGAAACTGATGGCTGCAGCAGTCCCTGGATGTTCATCCCTCCCATACCGGTTAAACCACCAGACTCCTGGGCAGAGACTCCGGTCCAGCACAGCAGCATAAGACAGGTGGCAACAAAAATTGTGCTGCCTTTTTGACAGTTAGACACGCTGGATTGTAAAACGGGATTTACCCAATGTCAACAACTGACCAACAGCACTGCTTAATTTCACCGCCGCAATTATCAGGATTGTATTCACAACTCCGGTGACCGGCACCAGCACCACTGCCACGGTAAATCCGCCGATTGCACCACCGGAAAAATCCAGTACCCCTAACAGACCGGCGGTCCTGCCACCACTGGAAATCTCTGTCTGACGCTCGGTGCTGGCAACCGCGAACTGCCAGCCTAATATCAACCCGGCAAACATCAGCGTTAACACCAACAGCGCCTGTCCACCGCTGCGAGCAAATCGAAGTATCATCCCCAGTATTGCCAAAAGCATCAGATCACCACCCAAGAAAAGCAACCCCGGCCGGCCCTTTTGGAACCACTTGCTCAGGTATGCACCCGCCACCGACCCGAGTATAAAACCGGCAAACAGCACTGCTACTCCGGAATAAACTGAACCAAAGCGGAACTGATAAACCATAATTGTCAGCGTCGAAACTCCAGCACCGGCAAAACCTGAGCTCATTATCCCGAAACCACGGGCAAAACCGGAGTATAACAGACTGCCAGCGATGGCAACCACTATTACTAGTACTAACAGCGGCAATGTTGATTGCGCTACCACCAGCGGCAGTCTTGCCATCAACGCGGCAATTCTGGGGGAAAATCGCCGGCTCTCGCGCACCAGATTATAAAACAGCTCCACCGGCAGCAAATCATGATTTATCAACCCCAAATTTACTACTTTGCTCCGGAATCGCTGCTGCCGGAACGAATCAAGCAGATGAGAGAGATACTCCGGAGTTAAAACCGTCAACCCCGGATTTTCCAGTCTCAACCGGTTGGCAAGCGCTTCCGGTGAAATTTCAAGCGGTTGCATGCTGGCAATTATCAGGGGTATATCAAGACCCATAGCATAAACACAGTGAAATACCCGGCCGAGTGTTGACTGTCTGATTCCGGCAATCACTCCGGCTTCAAAAACCAGATTATCACCACTGCCGGGTATCGGTATAACCACCATGCCACCGGTCTTCAATCTCCGGGCACACTGTTGATAAAATTCAACACTGAAGAGACGATTGGCATTAAGATTCGTCGGTGCGGACAGGGGAACTATGATCACGTCAAAACTGTCATTAATCACATTGAAAAACCGGCGCGGGTCAGCGGTCACTACCTGCACCCTGGGTTCAGACATCATTTCAGCAACCATCCGGCCCCCCGCCCGTTCCGTTTCTGCAACCAGTACCGGATCAAGCTCAATCACCTGCACCCGGGAAACCGGAAATCTCAGTACCTTATTAATCAGCCCAATTCCTCCCCCTCCCAGAATCAGGACATCCCTTGGCCTCCCATGAAACAACATCGGCAGATACCCCAGCTGCTCATCCCGGATAATTTCGGACCGAGGTATATCCATGACCACCGTTCCATCATAAAGAACCTGCCGGCGTCCCTCTCTTTCAAGTGTAACCAGCTTGCCATAAGGCGACTCGCGGACCGCAAGCACCCGGTGTCCGTGCCAGACCGCCTGCATTAAACTGCGGCTGAGACTGTCAGCAAGCACGGAGGACACCAGCACCAGCAGACTGCCTGCCGAAATAATGAACATCGCCGGGATTCGTCGGGGATAAATCAGTGCCAGCACAATCAGCATCACACCGGTGAAAAGAAGAACGATCCCGATCCCGGCAAGTCGGGAAAGGAGCAGAAAGTAAAGCAGCAGACCGGCGAGAAAGGTTCCCAGCCCTTCCCAAATGTAAGTCCGGCTGACACCGGTCCATCGATCAACCTGAGAAAAAATTTCGGCTGATAATGAAAACAGTGCGCCGTGCGTGCCTGCCGGCAGCAGCACAGCCAACACCGTAATTATCATCAACTGGTGCATACTCAGAATTTCACCGGGAATTAGACCCGACAGTTTCGGACTGAATATTATCAAAAGAACACTGACAATTGTGGAGAACCCGGATAATACCCCGATTCCTGTAAACCAGTCCCAAAGCTTTCTTCCCAGCCTTTGGGCATACCTGCCACTAAACCAGGCGCCCAGCCCTTCAAACAATAGCCAGGCGGAAAGTAAAATGCCGGCGGAAATCTCATTACCGGCAAAGATCCCGAGAAATTCACGGAAAATCACCACCTGCGCGATCAAACCCAGCGCACCGATTACCGCTACCGCCCCTGACAATAAAAACAACTGAACCTCGCCCGATGCGGTCTGTTTACAGTAGCAGACAGCCCTTCTGCTCGTATTCCTGAAATAGCCGGCCCCAGCCGGTCTCACGACGCCAGCGCTCGTAAATTTTGCGTTCCTTTAAGGGCCAGTGAATGAAATCGTGATTGAATTCGGAAACGAAAATCGGAATGTTCACCAACCAGGTCCGGAAAATCAGCTTCTGCAGAAACCGGGTCGGGCCATACCAGGAAAGCCAGCCCAGAAACCGGTGGAATGACAGACCGACCTTGAATCCCCAGTTCTCGTTTGAAATATCATCACCCACCACCTCAATCTCCCTGGGATCACCAACCCCCAACCCCTGTTCATGCGCCAGCCGGATATATTTAATTGTCATCGGATCAAAACCCATCATCTTTGCTGCAATCGCATCAATTGCCACCTGATCGGCTGAAGCCAGAATTACATTCTTCACTACCGGCCGGACTGTTCTCGGTCCCGGTCCATCCCCGGCAGTCGTGCCATCCATCACCGCAAAGATGCCCGGATGAATCTCCTTCTGAATTGCCAAGAGGTCCACCAGTGTCTCATGAATCCAGGTATGTGTGTAATGGCGGTGCGTTGAAAGCAGTCCGCCAAAGGCGTTCTTCATTGCGCCGGTCGTGGTGGTGTAGATATGGCATTTCACGGTGGGTAGATGAACGATATTCTTGCCGATGAAGTAATCCGGAATGCGCAAACCTTCCGGGTAAATATGATTCAGTGCCAGCAATTTCGCCTTCGGTTGGAAGGGAATCCATTTCATATCCGATTCCCTGAAATTGTAGAGGACTGGCAGCCCGCACTTCTGAAAAATCGGCACATAGCGGTTGAGGTCCTCGCCCTTATGGGTGTCGATTACTACCGTCTTGTTCTGAACCACTGCCAGGTCCCGGTAACCAAGATCATGCAACCCCAGTATCGTTCCCTCCAGCTGCCAGGGAGTCGTATTAGCGCCGGGCATCGGAAAATGCCAGGAGATGTTATCCTTGAGAATTGTTGTAACCCCGGGCTTAAGGTGCTTATCCGCTTCCGCCAGCCTGATCAGCCGGCGATAGTCATCAAGTACTGTCTCAGGTCTGGTAAACAGAACCGCCACCTTGGAACGTGTACTCATATTTATAATTATAACCGGGAAAATTCTTTCCGGCAACTGCAACCACACCTAGCATCATCAGCTGGCACATGAAATTTTTATTGACAGACCGCTCAAATTCTGGTATTATTATACCATAATATAATTATGAGTGATT
This window of the candidate division WOR-3 bacterium genome carries:
- the xerC gene encoding tyrosine recombinase XerC; amino-acid sequence: MELVPEYRRALVQFLDYLRKERGYSVHTVRSYENDLRQFFDFCTEALNSKPLAQLERSDIRDFVGAVMRYGYTGKSTARKLSVLRSFFRFLTVTGVLERNPARGIKGPPLERRLPPLLTEFQVHEALKPLDDSVQSLRDAAILETLYGSGLRASELVGLNIPDIDFAAETIRVRGKGGKERILPLGRKEAEAIQRYLAVRGYPEERAVFLNLRGGRLTTRSVQQIVNRALSRISGAAATHPHALRHAFATHLLERGADLRAVQELLGHASLASTQIYTHLTVERLRRIYDKAHPRSGADD
- a CDS encoding T9SS type A sorting domain-containing protein, producing the protein MSTDGGSVWTQIESYLGDGAAIALAPHNPDIIFTCGYGYINNAYRIQTSYTTDNGLTWIRDTIMDSIVRANTVIFDPFVPNRILMGGDSIYNYKLLLVSTDLGNTWEHTGNGLNGIVYTLAASVRTPGLMYAGTNQGLYRSTDGGISWSRTGTFTMVRAVVIDNENDSLVYAGTSTGIYRSTDGGVSWVQNNEGLEVTDILALAFRSTAPRTVFAGTNGGGVYITTPPTGIGEAVAGSGSSGMGLGILPNPARSRFQVLVFGRESELLQGALYDPAGRLVQVLAPQQVSNGRAGWQVNLPGAGKGVYLLRIRSRTGEQTGRVVLTD
- a CDS encoding branched-chain amino acid transaminase encodes the protein MGLEETKSRFIWMNGNYVPWEEAKIHICSHVIHYGTGVFEGLRCYKTPKGPAVFRLSDHTNRLFNSAKIYRMEIPFTREQINQATVELIKKNELDECYIRPIVYRGYKELGVNPFGCPVDVALITWKWGKYLGPEALEQGVDVMVSSWNRMAPNTFPAMSKTCANYMNSQLIKMEAITYGFVEGIALDVFGFVSEGSGENLFVVRNGVIYTPPLHATILPGITRDTIITLARELGYEVRETMMLREMLYLADEIFFTGSAAEVTPIRSVDRITIGNGRCGPITRRLQQEFFAIIELKREDRYGWLTFVR
- the rpiB gene encoding ribose 5-phosphate isomerase B; amino-acid sequence: MKVALGADHRGCRLKEALKPLLARLGHRIIDCGTFTTDRTDYPDYAFAVGELVGTGKADRGILICATGIGMSIAANKLPGVRAALCLNEKMARLSREHNNANILCLGADLLTPETAKRLVRVFLKTEFNRGRHARRIRKISLREKKI
- a CDS encoding SLBB domain-containing protein, which produces MSNCQKGSTIFVATCLMLLCWTGVSAQESGGLTGMGGMNIQGLLQPSVSPVPSLVGVESPIISDQYILMPGDRLLVTVRGKATFSYQSMITYEGKITVNLPLGPLAPSYDGTGKSLTLDVVDAVTVSGLTLRQAQDTLTQVMRRYFRDAEVKLTLMGLRSAIVFVTGEVQYPGAYNASPVERVSQLIARAGGLSPLGSKTRIVLIRGGLPFANVDIERFENEGDLQANPFIESGDVIYVPPVEGLVTVRGAVFGRGEYRIRASALTTEKERMSEGVYELKPGERVFDLIRKAGGITPWADLHNCYVERLVLGGNGERKRIPVDLHRVIFENDSSQNIELVNADVVVVPPINSFVYVQGEVTNPGSFLYTPHFRVSDYVGQAGGPTENGNLAGVMIVRQGKRIPAKSNPVVEAGDVIIVPRYGIRWWQDVVTIISQVGIPTVSLILTVIALQR
- a CDS encoding DUF362 domain-containing protein, with amino-acid sequence MSTRSKVAVLFTRPETVLDDYRRLIRLAEADKHLKPGVTTILKDNISWHFPMPGANTTPWQLEGTILGLHDLGYRDLAVVQNKTVVIDTHKGEDLNRYVPIFQKCGLPVLYNFRESDMKWIPFQPKAKLLALNHIYPEGLRIPDYFIGKNIVHLPTVKCHIYTTTTGAMKNAFGGLLSTHRHYTHTWIHETLVDLLAIQKEIHPGIFAVMDGTTAGDGPGPRTVRPVVKNVILASADQVAIDAIAAKMMGFDPMTIKYIRLAHEQGLGVGDPREIEVVGDDISNENWGFKVGLSFHRFLGWLSWYGPTRFLQKLIFRTWLVNIPIFVSEFNHDFIHWPLKERKIYERWRRETGWGRLFQEYEQKGCLLL